Part of the Bacillus andreraoultii genome is shown below.
TTCGTATTCAAAATTTATACTTATTTTTATTGTCTCTACAATTTTGTTCGTTTTAGGTGCTTGTAGCAGTAACAGTGAATTGAAAACCGGCAATAAAGAAGAAGGAAAAACAACTTCGTGGGAACGAATTAAGGATAAAGGAACATTAACCGTGGGAACATCGGGAACATTATATCCTACGTCATACCATGATTCTGATTCTAATGAGTTAACTGGTTTCGAAGTCGAAGTTGTTAAAGAAATGGCCAAACGATTGAATTTAGAAGTAAAGTTTGTTGAAATGGCCTTCGATGGGATGCTTACTTCTATCAATAGTGGTGCCATCGATATCGCTGCAAATGATATATCTATAACGGCGGAACGTAAGGAAAAATTTGCGTTCTCTAGTCCATATAAATTTTCATTCGCATCAGCTATCGTTAGAAAAGACGATTTATCTAGCATTAAGACGGTAGAGGATATAAAAGGAAAAAAAGCAGCAGGCGAGGCGACAACGGTTTACATGGATATCGCTCGTAAATACGGTGCTGAAGAAGTAATCTATGATAATGCGACAAATGAATCGTATTTAAGAGATGTGGACGCTGGACGAACTGATTTAAT
Proteins encoded:
- a CDS encoding transporter substrate-binding domain-containing protein, producing MKHSYSKFILIFIVSTILFVLGACSSNSELKTGNKEEGKTTSWERIKDKGTLTVGTSGTLYPTSYHDSDSNELTGFEVEVVKEMAKRLNLEVKFVEMAFDGMLTSINSGAIDIAANDISITAERKEKFAFSSPYKFSFASAIVRKDDLSSIKTVEDIKGKKAAGEATTVYMDIARKYGAEEVIYDNATNESYLRDVDAGRTDLIINDYYLQLQALEFYPDLNITIHPDLKFETPSEGVGMIMKKDATELQKNIDDTLHQMLKDETISKLSKQYFSGHDVTEKPDLQY